Proteins co-encoded in one Metabacillus sp. KUDC1714 genomic window:
- a CDS encoding DegV family protein has protein sequence MSNVRIVTDSTIDVSKEILDEYEITVVPLSITIDNNTYTDGVDLTPSEFIKMMKQSEELPKSSQPPTGKFLEVYDNLSKDGSAIISIHMTRGMSGTMQSAQGAAQMSAADVTVVDSMFISKALGFQVIEAAKMAKKGYTKEQILQRVEEIRKNTTLYITVDTLDNLVKGGRIGRGKALIGSLLNIKPIASLQDGVYTPIGKVRSQSQAIKYLVKQFADDVKGKTVKAVGIAHADAFDLASKLKQAIADINPNCPVDISFTTPVISTHTGPGAIGFMFFAE, from the coding sequence ATGAGCAATGTTAGAATCGTAACAGACTCCACAATTGATGTAAGTAAAGAAATTCTTGATGAATATGAAATTACGGTTGTACCATTATCAATTACAATTGATAACAATACATATACAGACGGCGTAGATCTTACACCTAGTGAGTTTATTAAAATGATGAAACAATCAGAGGAGCTTCCCAAAAGCTCGCAGCCGCCTACTGGGAAATTTTTAGAGGTATATGACAATTTAAGCAAAGATGGTAGCGCAATTATTTCGATCCATATGACGAGAGGTATGAGCGGAACAATGCAATCAGCTCAGGGAGCGGCACAGATGTCAGCTGCAGACGTTACAGTAGTGGATTCGATGTTTATTTCTAAAGCTTTGGGCTTTCAGGTTATAGAAGCAGCAAAAATGGCTAAGAAAGGATATACAAAAGAACAAATCTTGCAAAGAGTAGAGGAAATTCGCAAAAATACAACACTTTATATTACGGTAGACACCCTAGATAATCTTGTTAAGGGTGGGAGAATTGGTAGGGGGAAAGCTTTAATAGGATCATTATTGAATATTAAGCCAATAGCTAGCCTCCAGGATGGCGTATATACACCAATTGGCAAGGTACGGAGTCAGTCACAAGCAATTAAATATCTCGTAAAGCAATTTGCTGATGATGTAAAAGGTAAAACAGTAAAAGCTGTAGGGATAGCCCATGCAGATGCATTTGACTTAGCCTCAAAGCTAAAACAAGCGATTGCGGATATTAACCCAAATTGTCCTGTTGATATTTCGTTTACCACTCCAGTTATTTCAACACACACAGGACCTGGTGCAATAGGTTTTATGTTCTTTGCTGAGTAA
- a CDS encoding DUF2535 family protein encodes MLLKSLEFKLMSGQKVKITDIPVLEEDNKYRFMLQIRLQKFLTIIYAQKQPKSSYSFKDYLKKVIKWPDYEAIFGTYILKNNA; translated from the coding sequence TTGTTATTAAAAAGCCTAGAGTTCAAGCTGATGAGTGGACAGAAGGTAAAAATTACTGATATCCCAGTATTGGAGGAAGATAACAAATACCGTTTCATGCTTCAAATCCGTTTACAAAAATTTTTAACAATTATTTATGCCCAAAAACAACCAAAAAGTAGTTATTCATTTAAAGATTATTTGAAAAAGGTGATAAAATGGCCTGATTATGAGGCGATTTTTGGAACCTATATATTAAAAAACAATGCATAG
- the ilvA gene encoding threonine ammonia-lyase IlvA has product MKQTINELQKVYVEDILKAHHLLKDVVTHTPLQKNEQLSEKFQCNVYLKREDLQVVRSFKIRGAFNKIKQLDELQTVNGIVCASAGNHAQGVAYSCRQLKIHGKIFMPSTTPRQKVTQVELFGKEYVEIILTGDTFDDAYQKAVICCEEENRTFIHPFDDVDVIAGQGTVAVEILNDTDVDIDYVFASVGGGGLISGLGTYFNSISPSTKMIGVEPEGAASLFNSRLEDKVVSLDKIDKFVDGAAVKRIGDKTFEICKDVVDEVVLCPEGKVCTTILELYNENAIVAEPAGAMPIAALDFLRDQIKGKNVVCVVSGGNNDIGRMQEIKERSMIYEGLQHYFIVNFPQRAGALREFLDEVLGPDDDINRFEYTKKNNKDNGPALVGIELKQKEDYDPLLQRMKKKGFYYTDVNKDSNLFHLLI; this is encoded by the coding sequence ATGAAGCAAACTATCAATGAATTACAAAAGGTATACGTGGAAGATATTTTAAAGGCACATCATTTGTTGAAGGATGTTGTGACTCACACACCACTTCAAAAAAATGAACAGCTTTCTGAAAAATTTCAATGCAATGTTTATTTAAAACGTGAGGATTTACAAGTAGTTCGATCGTTTAAGATTCGCGGAGCTTTTAATAAAATTAAACAACTTGATGAACTGCAAACAGTAAATGGCATTGTATGTGCGAGTGCTGGGAATCATGCTCAAGGTGTTGCATATTCATGTAGACAATTAAAAATTCACGGTAAAATTTTCATGCCATCAACAACTCCACGACAAAAGGTCACACAGGTTGAGTTATTTGGTAAAGAATATGTTGAAATTATTTTAACTGGAGATACATTTGATGATGCATACCAAAAAGCTGTAATCTGTTGTGAGGAAGAAAATCGTACGTTTATCCATCCTTTTGATGATGTTGATGTGATTGCTGGTCAAGGCACAGTCGCAGTTGAAATTTTAAATGATACGGATGTTGATATTGATTACGTTTTCGCAAGTGTTGGAGGCGGGGGATTAATTTCAGGTTTAGGTACTTATTTTAATAGTATTTCTCCTTCTACAAAAATGATTGGGGTAGAGCCAGAAGGTGCAGCTTCTTTATTTAACTCTAGATTAGAAGATAAAGTGGTTTCTCTCGATAAAATCGATAAGTTTGTTGATGGAGCAGCAGTAAAAAGAATTGGTGATAAAACCTTTGAGATTTGTAAAGATGTTGTTGACGAGGTTGTGCTATGTCCAGAGGGAAAAGTATGTACAACTATTTTAGAGTTATATAATGAAAATGCGATTGTTGCTGAACCAGCTGGAGCGATGCCAATTGCTGCACTTGATTTTCTAAGAGATCAGATAAAAGGCAAAAATGTTGTCTGTGTCGTTAGCGGTGGTAATAATGATATTGGTAGGATGCAAGAAATTAAAGAGCGTTCAATGATCTATGAAGGCTTACAGCATTATTTTATTGTAAACTTCCCACAACGTGCAGGTGCACTTAGAGAATTCTTAGATGAAGTTCTTGGACCAGATGATGATATTAACCGCTTTGAATATACTAAAAAGAATAACAAAGATAATGGACCTGCATTAGTAGGTATTGAATTAAAACAAAAAGAGGATTATGATCCATTACTTCAAAGAATGAAGAAAAAAGGATTCTATTATACTGATGTAAATAAAGATAGCAATTTATTTCATTTGCTTATTTAG
- a CDS encoding sigma 54-interacting transcriptional regulator: MNSNKSFFTCEQVRNFSHNPLSSFSDIISEHPSLLENVHIAKKIALTDFPILIHGATGTGKDLFAQAIHTHSPRKNCAFVTVDCKEHNAELLEEELFGYEDISNDSSSLFDLATGGTIFFNNIGDLSPKIQTKILSVIENKGWRRLNGSRLIPLNVRFISATNKHLALENDFRDDLLYRLNVLSISLPEVKEIKQDIQVFIEHFLAKSGSTIRIDQAVQDALNHYDWPGNIREIKNTVDYMLTVSDGRSIQLHDLPHGLIRVDKQKTKKPQEKNTIQLTMMDKLEYAFILEEIKLQNEKGEPASRRVISENSKSLSNPLTTQQVRHRLDFLEKHHYVTKGRGRAGTKITLEGVDFLLSLKEIIK, from the coding sequence TTGAATTCAAACAAAAGTTTTTTTACATGTGAGCAAGTTCGGAATTTTTCACACAATCCACTATCTAGCTTTTCAGATATTATTTCAGAACATCCCTCTCTATTGGAGAATGTTCATATTGCAAAAAAAATAGCCTTGACTGACTTTCCAATCCTTATACATGGAGCAACAGGAACAGGCAAGGATTTATTCGCTCAAGCAATACACACACATTCACCTCGTAAAAATTGCGCATTTGTGACAGTTGATTGTAAAGAACATAATGCTGAATTATTAGAAGAGGAACTGTTTGGCTACGAAGACATTTCTAATGATTCTTCTAGTTTGTTTGACTTGGCAACTGGCGGAACAATATTTTTTAATAATATTGGTGATTTATCTCCAAAAATACAAACAAAGATTTTAAGTGTTATTGAAAATAAGGGATGGAGACGTTTAAATGGCTCCAGGCTCATCCCCTTAAATGTTCGATTCATTTCCGCTACAAATAAACATTTAGCGCTTGAAAATGACTTTAGAGATGATTTATTGTACCGACTAAATGTACTATCGATCTCGTTACCTGAAGTTAAGGAGATAAAACAAGATATACAAGTTTTCATCGAACATTTCCTTGCTAAATCAGGGAGTACGATTAGAATAGACCAGGCCGTGCAAGATGCTTTAAATCATTATGACTGGCCAGGTAATATTCGAGAAATAAAAAACACGGTCGATTATATGCTAACCGTCTCTGATGGAAGATCGATTCAGCTACATGACCTACCTCATGGTCTCATTCGCGTCGATAAACAGAAAACGAAGAAGCCTCAAGAAAAAAATACTATTCAATTAACAATGATGGACAAACTGGAATATGCGTTTATTCTAGAAGAAATTAAACTGCAAAACGAAAAAGGTGAACCAGCTAGCAGACGAGTTATTTCTGAGAATAGTAAATCTTTATCAAATCCTTTAACGACTCAACAAGTCAGACATCGTTTGGATTTCTTAGAAAAGCATCATTATGTCACTAAGGGTAGAGGCCGAGCTGGAACAAAAATCACCCTAGAGGGAGTAGACTTTTTACTTTCACTCAAGGAAATTATTAAATAA
- the trhA gene encoding PAQR family membrane homeostasis protein TrhA: protein MANTHTFSKGEEIANSITHGIGGLLSIAGLVILIVFSSLYGTPWHIVSFTLFGVTMVLLYTASTLVHSFPAGKAKDIFEILDHSAIYFFIAGTYTPFLFIAVKGWVGWTLFGVVWGLAIAGTVFKSFFVKKYLFFSTIMYVVMGWLIVFAWNHITENVAFNGVVLLVIGGVLYTIGAVFYMWRGFKYHHAVWHIFVLAGTILHFFSILFYLLP, encoded by the coding sequence ATGGCAAACACACACACATTCTCAAAAGGCGAAGAGATTGCTAATTCGATTACACATGGAATTGGTGGATTACTCAGTATTGCAGGGCTCGTTATTTTAATCGTTTTCTCTTCTTTATATGGAACTCCATGGCACATCGTAAGCTTTACTTTATTTGGGGTGACAATGGTGCTGTTATACACCGCTTCTACCCTTGTCCATAGCTTTCCAGCTGGAAAAGCGAAGGACATATTTGAAATACTAGATCATTCAGCTATTTACTTTTTTATCGCTGGAACCTATACTCCCTTCTTATTTATTGCAGTTAAAGGGTGGGTTGGATGGACTTTATTCGGAGTTGTTTGGGGACTCGCGATTGCTGGAACAGTATTTAAATCATTTTTTGTGAAAAAGTATTTATTTTTTTCAACGATTATGTATGTTGTAATGGGCTGGTTAATTGTTTTTGCTTGGAACCATATTACTGAAAATGTTGCTTTTAATGGTGTAGTTTTATTAGTTATCGGAGGAGTACTTTACACAATTGGTGCCGTCTTTTATATGTGGAGAGGATTTAAATACCACCATGCAGTTTGGCATATCTTTGTGTTAGCAGGTACAATTCTACATTTCTTTTCTATCTTGTTTTATCTTTTACCATAA
- a CDS encoding dihydrofolate reductase, producing MISLLYAMDKNRLIGSNNQLPWHLPQDLAYFKRITMDHKIVMGRKTFESIGRPLPGRENIIITRDQQFSHDGCKVLHSIDEFLEMARKVDEEIFVIGGAEIFKELLPFSDRLYITHIHHEFEGDTFFPETNDTEWETISNEPGIKNEKNPYDFDFVIYERKN from the coding sequence ATGATTTCTTTACTATATGCAATGGATAAAAACAGACTTATCGGTAGTAATAATCAGCTCCCTTGGCATTTACCTCAGGATTTGGCATATTTTAAACGCATCACAATGGACCATAAAATTGTGATGGGACGCAAAACATTTGAATCTATTGGTAGGCCATTACCAGGTCGGGAAAATATAATTATAACAAGAGATCAACAATTTTCGCATGATGGATGTAAGGTGTTGCATTCAATTGACGAATTTTTAGAAATGGCAAGAAAAGTGGACGAAGAAATTTTTGTCATCGGTGGTGCGGAGATATTTAAAGAATTGCTTCCTTTTAGTGATCGTTTATATATAACACATATTCATCACGAATTTGAAGGAGACACTTTCTTTCCAGAAACAAATGATACCGAATGGGAAACAATCTCAAATGAGCCCGGGATAAAAAATGAAAAAAATCCTTATGATTTTGATTTTGTCATATACGAAAGAAAAAACTAG
- a CDS encoding thymidylate synthase, translated as MKQYLELCKHVLENGVKKEDRTGTGTISTFGYQMRFNLQEGFPLITTKKLHTKSIIHELLWFLKGDTNVKYLQDNGVKIWNEWADENGELGPVYGHQWRSWPAKDGSTIDQISNVVNQIKNNPDSRRLIVSAWNVADVDHMALPPCHCFFQFYVAEGKLSCQLYQRSADVFLGVPFNIASYALLVHMMAQATNLEVGEFVHTFGDVHIYSNHIEQVKEQIQRELRPLPTLNINEDVTSIFDFTFEDFSIEGYDPHPHIKGAVSV; from the coding sequence ATGAAGCAATACTTAGAATTATGTAAGCATGTTCTTGAAAATGGGGTCAAAAAGGAAGATCGTACTGGTACAGGTACAATTAGTACATTTGGTTATCAAATGAGATTCAATCTTCAAGAAGGATTTCCATTAATCACGACTAAAAAACTTCATACAAAATCAATTATCCACGAGTTGCTTTGGTTTTTAAAGGGTGATACGAACGTAAAATACCTTCAAGACAATGGAGTAAAGATTTGGAATGAGTGGGCGGATGAAAATGGGGAGTTAGGACCAGTTTATGGTCACCAATGGAGATCTTGGCCAGCAAAAGACGGTTCTACAATTGATCAAATATCAAATGTCGTTAATCAAATAAAAAATAATCCCGATTCTAGACGGTTAATTGTTTCCGCCTGGAATGTTGCGGATGTTGATCATATGGCACTACCACCTTGTCACTGCTTTTTTCAGTTTTATGTAGCTGAAGGGAAATTATCTTGTCAGCTGTATCAGCGTTCAGCAGATGTATTTTTAGGTGTTCCATTTAATATCGCTTCTTATGCATTATTAGTCCATATGATGGCACAAGCGACAAACCTTGAGGTTGGTGAATTTGTACACACATTTGGTGATGTTCATATTTACTCAAACCACATCGAGCAAGTGAAAGAGCAAATACAAAGAGAGTTGCGACCATTACCAACTTTAAATATAAATGAAGATGTTACATCTATTTTTGACTTTACATTTGAGGATTTTTCAATAGAAGGCTATGATCCACATCCACATATTAAAGGAGCTGTTAGCGTATGA
- a CDS encoding anthrax toxin lethal factor-related metalloendopeptidase, protein MKKGIFILIISFICIPFYHLARAVPEGIPLSTYSFKSLELTLSKPIIGEMVFLPDGSFAEYEALIMIKNLQKIDQNILMIAAEQNIQIKLFNGSLTDQKGLTSLKDKKPRGYADSSPNWNQVPGMSNDRVVYAKIGHSEYGKGHGSVSLELHEVAHAIDRYVFHYVREDPTFLAIWKQEVEQLFPNRNYFINFPEEYFAEAFAMYYYNNDTRFTLEEKAPLTFSFIQSLENQAAIQTQKSYVNVR, encoded by the coding sequence ATGAAAAAGGGTATTTTCATCCTAATCATATCTTTTATTTGTATTCCTTTTTATCATTTGGCTAGAGCAGTTCCTGAAGGTATCCCGCTTTCTACATATTCCTTTAAGTCGCTTGAATTGACGCTATCTAAACCAATAATTGGAGAAATGGTTTTCTTGCCAGATGGCTCATTTGCTGAATATGAAGCTTTAATTATGATAAAAAATTTACAAAAAATAGATCAAAATATTTTAATGATTGCCGCAGAGCAAAATATCCAAATTAAGCTATTTAATGGGTCTTTAACTGATCAAAAGGGATTAACTAGTTTGAAAGATAAAAAACCTAGAGGCTATGCTGATTCATCTCCTAACTGGAATCAAGTTCCTGGTATGAGTAATGATCGAGTTGTTTATGCGAAGATTGGGCATAGTGAATATGGGAAAGGTCATGGATCTGTTTCACTAGAATTGCATGAAGTAGCACATGCAATTGATCGATATGTATTCCATTATGTTCGTGAAGATCCTACATTTCTTGCGATTTGGAAGCAAGAGGTTGAACAATTGTTTCCTAATCGAAACTATTTTATCAATTTTCCTGAAGAGTATTTTGCAGAAGCTTTTGCAATGTACTATTACAACAATGATACCAGATTTACACTTGAAGAAAAGGCACCGCTTACATTTTCATTTATTCAATCATTAGAAAATCAAGCAGCTATCCAAACACAGAAATCCTATGTGAATGTAAGATAA
- a CDS encoding YpjP family protein has translation MNKWFRKSLVILFSIATFGLVTPPASLAVQDKPSEDSVSKSSINDDSIEQILPPKVEIEELPLSKDQVLINLLSEAEQKSFIKFGDKIGGVIEDEFKEMIFPKMEEIITYYLNVEDDELFQQLEVSKPSGGTGEKIFHIYNTITGEDVLRFHVRRENRPLEGYWFNFHYHTYHDSFQSHKDLGSIYWDKNTPPNWMSYH, from the coding sequence ATGAATAAATGGTTTAGAAAATCACTTGTCATTCTATTCTCGATTGCAACCTTCGGGCTTGTAACACCACCGGCATCTCTTGCAGTTCAAGATAAACCATCAGAAGATTCAGTGTCTAAATCTTCTATTAATGATGACAGTATAGAGCAAATTTTACCACCGAAGGTAGAGATTGAAGAACTTCCATTATCAAAGGATCAAGTTCTAATCAATTTACTATCAGAGGCAGAGCAAAAGTCTTTTATAAAATTCGGCGATAAAATTGGTGGCGTCATTGAAGATGAATTTAAAGAAATGATTTTCCCTAAAATGGAAGAAATCATTACATATTATTTGAATGTTGAGGACGACGAACTTTTCCAACAACTTGAGGTATCAAAGCCTTCAGGTGGAACTGGTGAAAAAATCTTTCATATTTACAATACAATTACTGGTGAAGACGTTTTACGCTTCCATGTCCGAAGAGAAAATCGGCCTTTAGAAGGATATTGGTTTAATTTCCATTATCATACTTACCATGATTCATTTCAATCTCACAAGGATTTGGGGAGTATTTACTGGGATAAAAATACGCCTCCAAATTGGATGAGCTATCATTAA
- a CDS encoding YuzL family protein: MPKRKVDPSRAGLSSPNVEGQGTTMSEAKGKQLDSARKKTKRT; the protein is encoded by the coding sequence ATGCCAAAAAGAAAAGTAGACCCTTCAAGGGCTGGGCTAAGCTCACCGAACGTCGAGGGGCAAGGAACAACAATGAGTGAAGCAAAAGGCAAGCAACTTGATTCGGCTAGAAAGAAAACGAAAAGAACGTAG
- a CDS encoding class I SAM-dependent methyltransferase — MIVTTSSRPDDQLIQTAMEIAFELNGSYVKRSKQAVEYLKKNYRDNTLVVGKNRLELHFLDQNNPLFFHPNSAMFRIKRLLKGEKDPFSEACNLQVGDSFLDCTLGLASDSIVASYIVGKEGIVKGIEESSSLAYIVKTGLQQWETGLEVLDNAMKRIDVSSNDHLTFLRGCPNNSYDVIYFDPMFEETIEESIGILPLKSIANFTPLKKEAINEAKRVAKRRIVLKDHWRSTRFEENGFIVNIRKSAKFHYGVIEISD; from the coding sequence ATGATTGTAACAACCTCAAGTAGACCAGATGATCAATTGATACAAACTGCTATGGAAATTGCCTTCGAGCTAAATGGTTCATATGTGAAACGGAGTAAACAAGCTGTAGAGTACCTTAAAAAGAATTATCGAGATAATACACTCGTTGTAGGGAAAAATCGCTTAGAACTGCATTTCTTAGATCAAAATAATCCATTGTTTTTTCATCCAAACTCAGCCATGTTTAGAATTAAGAGGCTGCTAAAAGGTGAAAAAGATCCTTTTTCTGAAGCTTGCAATTTACAAGTTGGCGATTCTTTTTTAGATTGTACACTTGGATTAGCATCAGATAGTATTGTTGCTAGCTATATTGTGGGAAAAGAAGGCATTGTAAAGGGGATTGAAGAAAGCAGTAGTCTAGCTTATATCGTAAAAACAGGATTGCAACAATGGGAAACAGGCCTAGAAGTATTAGATAATGCAATGAAACGCATTGATGTTTCATCAAATGACCATTTAACGTTCTTAAGAGGCTGTCCTAATAATTCTTATGATGTTATTTATTTTGATCCGATGTTCGAAGAAACAATTGAAGAATCAATCGGGATATTACCTTTAAAAAGTATAGCTAATTTTACACCATTAAAGAAAGAGGCAATAAATGAGGCGAAACGTGTTGCTAAAAGAAGAATTGTTTTAAAAGATCATTGGCGTAGTACTCGTTTTGAGGAAAATGGATTTATTGTAAACATCCGAAAATCTGCAAAATTTCATTATGGCGTAATAGAAATATCGGATTAG
- a CDS encoding BrxA/BrxB family bacilliredoxin — MSMAYEEYMKQIVKPMRAELTNAGFEELTTDKEVEEFMIEVKGTTLVVVNSVCGCAAGLARPAATQAALNAEKKPNKLVTVFAGQDKEATSKMREYFKGYEPSSPSMALLKDNEVVHFIPRHEIEGNSIDVIMQNLESAFEKYC, encoded by the coding sequence ATGTCAATGGCATATGAAGAATATATGAAGCAAATTGTTAAGCCTATGAGAGCTGAGCTTACAAATGCTGGATTTGAAGAATTAACGACAGACAAAGAAGTTGAAGAGTTTATGATCGAGGTAAAAGGTACAACGCTTGTAGTTGTAAACTCTGTATGTGGCTGTGCGGCAGGACTTGCAAGACCAGCTGCTACTCAAGCTGCTTTAAATGCAGAGAAAAAACCAAATAAACTTGTTACTGTTTTTGCCGGGCAGGATAAAGAAGCCACAAGTAAGATGCGTGAGTATTTTAAAGGATATGAGCCTTCATCACCATCAATGGCGCTATTAAAAGATAATGAAGTCGTTCACTTTATACCTCGTCATGAAATTGAAGGAAATTCAATTGACGTAATTATGCAAAATTTAGAAAGTGCGTTTGAGAAATACTGTTAA
- a CDS encoding conserved virulence factor C family protein — protein MKIKSIEPTPSPNTMKVLLTEELPSGKSNNYKKEQAKEAPSIIREILHIEGVKGVYHVADFLAVERNAKYDWKDILAQVRQAFGEDVEEGNFNARQQEEAFGEVKVFVQMFNNIPMQVKLTDGLTEERYGLPARFKEAVLAAQQSNENVVLDRQWKEHGVRYGDLADIGKDVVDELSAAYADDRLQRLVKSASEAGHKTNTPVKKSYKVTLDMLNDEDWSVRFAHLDQMDPTEDDLSVLEKALNDEKPSIRRLATVYLGMIEKPVILPLLYKALNDKTVTVRRTAGDCLSDIGDPSAMVPMMNALTDKNKLVRWRAAMFLFEVGDQTALTALKQAEDDPEFEVSMQVKMAIERIEGGEEAKGSVWKQMTESRKG, from the coding sequence GTGAAAATAAAATCGATTGAACCTACTCCTAGTCCTAATACGATGAAGGTGCTTTTGACAGAAGAACTTCCATCTGGAAAAAGTAATAATTATAAAAAGGAACAGGCTAAAGAAGCACCAAGTATTATTAGAGAGATCTTACATATCGAAGGAGTAAAAGGTGTTTATCATGTTGCTGATTTTCTCGCTGTCGAAAGAAATGCTAAATATGATTGGAAAGATATTTTAGCACAAGTTCGTCAAGCGTTTGGAGAAGATGTAGAGGAAGGGAATTTTAACGCTAGACAGCAAGAAGAAGCATTCGGTGAAGTTAAGGTTTTTGTTCAAATGTTTAATAATATTCCGATGCAGGTTAAACTTACAGACGGATTGACTGAAGAGCGCTATGGCTTACCAGCACGTTTTAAAGAAGCTGTATTAGCGGCACAGCAATCAAATGAAAATGTAGTATTAGATCGCCAGTGGAAAGAACATGGTGTAAGATATGGCGATCTTGCGGATATTGGAAAGGATGTCGTTGATGAATTAAGTGCAGCCTATGCGGATGATCGATTACAAAGGCTGGTGAAATCTGCCTCTGAAGCAGGCCATAAAACAAATACACCGGTAAAAAAATCTTATAAAGTAACACTAGATATGTTAAATGATGAGGATTGGTCTGTTAGATTTGCACATTTGGATCAAATGGATCCAACAGAAGACGATCTTTCGGTATTAGAAAAGGCTCTAAATGATGAAAAACCTTCAATAAGAAGACTAGCAACTGTTTATTTAGGGATGATTGAAAAACCAGTTATATTGCCATTGTTATATAAAGCTTTAAACGATAAAACGGTTACAGTGAGACGTACTGCAGGTGATTGTTTGTCAGATATAGGTGATCCATCAGCAATGGTGCCAATGATGAACGCATTAACTGATAAAAACAAACTCGTTAGATGGAGAGCAGCGATGTTCTTATTCGAGGTTGGAGATCAAACCGCATTGACAGCTTTAAAGCAAGCAGAAGATGATCCTGAATTTGAGGTTAGTATGCAGGTGAAGATGGCGATAGAACGTATTGAGGGTGGAGAAGAAGCTAAAGGATCTGTTTGGAAGCAAATGACCGAGAGCAGGAAAGGCTAA
- a CDS encoding HD domain-containing protein, giving the protein MEENYFVSKVEEFVKKQLYDEASGHDWWHIDRVRKNALRIGATENANIFIVELAALLHDLIDDKLSEDVKLQINDVEGLLMKMEIDRKVVADVVDIIQIISFRKKTPVHHLSLEAKVVQDADRLDAIGAIGIARTFTYAGSKGNLIYHPNNKEGTDAISHFYDKLLKLKDLMNTKTGKLLAEERHQFLQVFLDQFYRECNEVK; this is encoded by the coding sequence ATGGAAGAAAATTATTTTGTTAGCAAGGTAGAAGAATTTGTTAAAAAGCAACTTTATGATGAGGCAAGTGGTCACGACTGGTGGCATATTGACCGTGTACGAAAGAATGCACTCCGAATTGGAGCAACAGAGAATGCGAATATTTTTATTGTTGAATTAGCTGCATTACTACATGATCTAATTGATGACAAGCTTTCTGAAGATGTGAAGCTTCAGATCAATGATGTTGAAGGATTATTAATGAAGATGGAGATTGATAGAAAAGTTGTTGCAGATGTTGTGGACATTATTCAAATTATTAGTTTTCGTAAAAAAACGCCAGTGCATCATTTATCGCTTGAAGCCAAAGTTGTTCAAGATGCAGACCGTCTTGATGCCATTGGTGCTATTGGTATAGCTAGGACGTTTACATATGCAGGTTCTAAAGGAAATCTTATCTATCATCCAAATAACAAAGAAGGTACTGACGCAATCAGTCATTTTTATGATAAATTACTTAAATTGAAAGACTTGATGAATACAAAAACTGGGAAGCTACTCGCTGAAGAAAGACACCAATTCCTCCAAGTATTTTTAGATCAATTCTATAGAGAGTGTAACGAAGTAAAATAA
- a CDS encoding glutathione peroxidase yields MSIYDFEVETIKGDKKTLKQYENKVLLIVNTASNCGFTPQYKELQALYEEYGDQGFTVLGFPCNQFMGQEPGSNSDIENFCEMNYGVSFPMYSKIDVNGENAHPLFVYLASNAPGLLGSKAIKWNFTKFLVNNKGVVIKRFSPNTNPSEIKPDIKDLLKEVRV; encoded by the coding sequence ATGAGCATTTATGATTTTGAAGTTGAAACAATAAAAGGTGATAAGAAAACTTTAAAACAGTACGAAAATAAGGTTTTATTGATCGTTAATACAGCTAGTAATTGTGGATTTACACCCCAATACAAAGAGCTACAAGCTTTATATGAGGAATACGGTGACCAAGGGTTTACAGTGCTAGGTTTTCCATGTAATCAGTTTATGGGGCAGGAGCCAGGTAGTAATAGTGATATTGAAAACTTTTGTGAGATGAATTACGGGGTAAGCTTTCCTATGTATTCTAAAATAGATGTAAATGGAGAAAATGCTCATCCTCTTTTCGTTTACCTAGCATCAAATGCCCCAGGCTTATTAGGTAGCAAAGCGATTAAATGGAATTTTACAAAGTTCTTGGTTAATAATAAAGGAGTAGTAATAAAGAGATTTTCTCCAAATACAAATCCATCAGAAATAAAACCAGATATTAAAGATCTGTTAAAAGAAGTCAGAGTTTAA